The following coding sequences are from one Equus przewalskii isolate Varuska chromosome 23, EquPr2, whole genome shotgun sequence window:
- the C23H1orf116 gene encoding specifically androgen-regulated gene protein isoform X3, with protein MSQKANEKDSMAQPGQPRPLPAMLSQNMRVEDAPIPSGGDPNAQLAPLTAPKPRKLPPNIVLKSSRSSFHSDPQHWLSRHSEAAPGESSLVASSLQEQRKARREALEKLGLPQDQDEPIPHLSKPTRSLKAKQPGVLPPAPAPAPAPISAAVPAAGQAPASAPTRGLSPMKALAPAPAPAQGSSPGKVLIPAQEPTPGQVPAAKSMPIPIPKAPGVNSPLTQPKPDSGLTLQESNIPGLRQMNFKSNTLERSGVGLSSYLSAEEGPSPQTSTSLGRGSFLNKISPSVLRNSRPRPASLGTGKDFAAIQVGKLADLEQEQSSKRLSYQGQSRDKLPRPPCVSVKISPKGVPDEHRREALKKLGLLKE; from the coding sequence ATGTCCCAAAAAGCCAATGAGAAAGACTCAATGGCACAACCAGGACAACCCCGGCCTCTTCCTGCCATGTTATCTCAAAATATGAGAGTTGAAGATGCTCCCATCCCATCAGGAGGGGATCCAAATGCCCAACTGGCTCCACTCACAGCCCCTAAGCCCCGGAAGCTTCCCCCTAATATTGTTCTGAAGAGCAGCCGAAGCAGTTTCCACAGTGACCCCCAGCATTGGCTGTCCCGCCACTCTGAGGCTGCCCCTGGAGAGTCCAGCCTGGTGGCCTCTTCACTGCAGGAGCAGAGGAAAGCCCGCAGAGAGGCGCTGGAGAAGCTCGGGCTACCCCAGGACCAAGATGAGCCCATCCCCCACTTAAGTAAGCCCACCAGATCCCTCAAAGCCAAGCAGCCTGGCgtgctgccccctgccccagccccagccccagctcccatcTCCGCAGCTGTGCCAGCCGCAGGACAGGCTCCAGCTTCTGCTCCAACTCGGGGACTTTCTCCCATGAAGGCTCTGGCTCCAGCTCCGGCTCCAGCTCAGGGATCTTCTCCAGGCAAGGTTTTGATTCCTGCCCAGGAACCCACTCCAGGGCAGGTTCCAGCTGCCAAATCCATGCCAATTCCTATCCCTAAGGCCCCCGGGGTAAATAGTCCCCTGACTCAGCCAAAGCCAGATTCAGGGCTGACTCTCCAGGagagcaacatccctggcctgaGACAGATGAACTTTAAGTCCAACACTCTGGAGCGCTCAGGCGTGGGGCTGAGCAGCTACCTCTCCGCTGAGGAAGGTCCCAGCCCCCAAACCAGCACCTCCCTGGGAAGAGGCTCCTTCCTGAACAAGATCTCGCCCAGTGTCTTGCGTAATTCCCGGCCCCGCCCTGCCTCCTTGGGCACGGGGAAGGACTTTGCAGCTATCCAGGTGGGAAAGTTGGCTGACCTGGAGCAGGAGCAGAGCTCCAAGCGCCTGTCCTACCAAGGGCAGAGCCGTGACAAGCTGCCTCGACCCCCCTGTGTCAGTGTTAAGATCTCCCCCAAAGGCGTCCCTGATGAACATCGGAGGGAGGCTCTGAAGAAGCTGGGACTGCTGAAGGAGTAG
- the C23H1orf116 gene encoding specifically androgen-regulated gene protein isoform X1 → MALMFCRGCPAGPGCGNSRAKLPPSPGSTPAASESSSDTRPSAWISATGIPFWRICPSSQARLGTFFTSLRFPSGSPFHRPCTLLQAMPERELWPAGPGLEPVTRISSCDSMMSITSTHSGSSDSSYDFLSAEEKECLLFLEETIGSLDTDSGLSTDESEQATTPRDPRALPITQPAPQGRSEETTIQQGPQPRRVTQSSSPYPPELQGLGLRSGSYSLPRNIHIGRNQNLGRSTIQTNSHILGESEGLAPEPEKEQVSQSSGPGQALTGPREAAIDLDPALIPPPEAFRDTQPKQCGKGSLPEGSGENSHTPQLHRSLGPQKRKETSSEAMSQKANEKDSMAQPGQPRPLPAMLSQNMRVEDAPIPSGGDPNAQLAPLTAPKPRKLPPNIVLKSSRSSFHSDPQHWLSRHSEAAPGESSLVASSLQEQRKARREALEKLGLPQDQDEPIPHLSKPTRSLKAKQPGVLPPAPAPAPAPISAAVPAAGQAPASAPTRGLSPMKALAPAPAPAQGSSPGKVLIPAQEPTPGQVPAAKSMPIPIPKAPGVNSPLTQPKPDSGLTLQESNIPGLRQMNFKSNTLERSGVGLSSYLSAEEGPSPQTSTSLGRGSFLNKISPSVLRNSRPRPASLGTGKDFAAIQVGKLADLEQEQSSKRLSYQGQSRDKLPRPPCVSVKISPKGVPDEHRREALKKLGLLKE, encoded by the exons GCCCGGCTTGGGACATTCTTCACTTCCCTTCGCTTCCCCTCTGGGAGCCCCTTTCACCGTCCCTGCACCTTGCTTCAGGCAATGCCCGAGAGGGAGCTGTGGCCAGCCGGGCCTGGCTTGGAACCTGTGACCCGCATCAGCAGCTGCGACAGCATGATGAGCATCACCTCCACCCACTCTGGATCT AGTGACAGCAGCTACGACTTCCTGTCTGCTGAAGAGAAGGAATGTCTGCTCTTCCTGGAGGAAACCATCGGCTCCTTGGACACTGACAGCGGACTGTCCACTGACGAGTCTGAGCAAGCCACAACTCCCCGAGATCCCCGGGCACTGCCCATAACCCAGCCTGCTCCCCAGG GACGTTCAGAGGAGACGACCATTCAGCAAGGACCACAGCCAAGGAGAGTGACTCAGTCCAGCTCTCCCTATCCACCTGAGCTCCAAGGCCTGGGCCTCAGGTCTGGCTCCTACAGCCTCCCCAGAAATATCCACATTGGCAGGAACCAGAACCTCGGGAGAAGCACCATCCAGACTAACAGCCACATCCTGGGGGAGTCTGAGGGACTTGCCCCAGAGCCTGAGAAAGAGCAGGTCAGTCAAAGCAGTGGGCCCGGCCAGGCTCTGACCGGCCCCCGGGAGGCTGCCATAGATCTGGACCCAGCGCTCATCCCGCCACCAGAGGCCTTCCGGGACACCCAGCCCAAGCAGTGTGGGAAAGGCAGCCTACCCGAAGGGTCAGGGGAGAACAGCCACACACCCCAGCTCCACAGGTCACTCGGCCcccagaagagaaaggagacatcTTCAGAGGCCATGTCCCAAAAAGCCAATGAGAAAGACTCAATGGCACAACCAGGACAACCCCGGCCTCTTCCTGCCATGTTATCTCAAAATATGAGAGTTGAAGATGCTCCCATCCCATCAGGAGGGGATCCAAATGCCCAACTGGCTCCACTCACAGCCCCTAAGCCCCGGAAGCTTCCCCCTAATATTGTTCTGAAGAGCAGCCGAAGCAGTTTCCACAGTGACCCCCAGCATTGGCTGTCCCGCCACTCTGAGGCTGCCCCTGGAGAGTCCAGCCTGGTGGCCTCTTCACTGCAGGAGCAGAGGAAAGCCCGCAGAGAGGCGCTGGAGAAGCTCGGGCTACCCCAGGACCAAGATGAGCCCATCCCCCACTTAAGTAAGCCCACCAGATCCCTCAAAGCCAAGCAGCCTGGCgtgctgccccctgccccagccccagccccagctcccatcTCCGCAGCTGTGCCAGCCGCAGGACAGGCTCCAGCTTCTGCTCCAACTCGGGGACTTTCTCCCATGAAGGCTCTGGCTCCAGCTCCGGCTCCAGCTCAGGGATCTTCTCCAGGCAAGGTTTTGATTCCTGCCCAGGAACCCACTCCAGGGCAGGTTCCAGCTGCCAAATCCATGCCAATTCCTATCCCTAAGGCCCCCGGGGTAAATAGTCCCCTGACTCAGCCAAAGCCAGATTCAGGGCTGACTCTCCAGGagagcaacatccctggcctgaGACAGATGAACTTTAAGTCCAACACTCTGGAGCGCTCAGGCGTGGGGCTGAGCAGCTACCTCTCCGCTGAGGAAGGTCCCAGCCCCCAAACCAGCACCTCCCTGGGAAGAGGCTCCTTCCTGAACAAGATCTCGCCCAGTGTCTTGCGTAATTCCCGGCCCCGCCCTGCCTCCTTGGGCACGGGGAAGGACTTTGCAGCTATCCAGGTGGGAAAGTTGGCTGACCTGGAGCAGGAGCAGAGCTCCAAGCGCCTGTCCTACCAAGGGCAGAGCCGTGACAAGCTGCCTCGACCCCCCTGTGTCAGTGTTAAGATCTCCCCCAAAGGCGTCCCTGATGAACATCGGAGGGAGGCTCTGAAGAAGCTGGGACTGCTGAAGGAGTAG
- the C23H1orf116 gene encoding specifically androgen-regulated gene protein isoform X2 encodes MPERELWPAGPGLEPVTRISSCDSMMSITSTHSGSSDSSYDFLSAEEKECLLFLEETIGSLDTDSGLSTDESEQATTPRDPRALPITQPAPQGRSEETTIQQGPQPRRVTQSSSPYPPELQGLGLRSGSYSLPRNIHIGRNQNLGRSTIQTNSHILGESEGLAPEPEKEQVSQSSGPGQALTGPREAAIDLDPALIPPPEAFRDTQPKQCGKGSLPEGSGENSHTPQLHRSLGPQKRKETSSEAMSQKANEKDSMAQPGQPRPLPAMLSQNMRVEDAPIPSGGDPNAQLAPLTAPKPRKLPPNIVLKSSRSSFHSDPQHWLSRHSEAAPGESSLVASSLQEQRKARREALEKLGLPQDQDEPIPHLSKPTRSLKAKQPGVLPPAPAPAPAPISAAVPAAGQAPASAPTRGLSPMKALAPAPAPAQGSSPGKVLIPAQEPTPGQVPAAKSMPIPIPKAPGVNSPLTQPKPDSGLTLQESNIPGLRQMNFKSNTLERSGVGLSSYLSAEEGPSPQTSTSLGRGSFLNKISPSVLRNSRPRPASLGTGKDFAAIQVGKLADLEQEQSSKRLSYQGQSRDKLPRPPCVSVKISPKGVPDEHRREALKKLGLLKE; translated from the exons ATGCCCGAGAGGGAGCTGTGGCCAGCCGGGCCTGGCTTGGAACCTGTGACCCGCATCAGCAGCTGCGACAGCATGATGAGCATCACCTCCACCCACTCTGGATCT AGTGACAGCAGCTACGACTTCCTGTCTGCTGAAGAGAAGGAATGTCTGCTCTTCCTGGAGGAAACCATCGGCTCCTTGGACACTGACAGCGGACTGTCCACTGACGAGTCTGAGCAAGCCACAACTCCCCGAGATCCCCGGGCACTGCCCATAACCCAGCCTGCTCCCCAGG GACGTTCAGAGGAGACGACCATTCAGCAAGGACCACAGCCAAGGAGAGTGACTCAGTCCAGCTCTCCCTATCCACCTGAGCTCCAAGGCCTGGGCCTCAGGTCTGGCTCCTACAGCCTCCCCAGAAATATCCACATTGGCAGGAACCAGAACCTCGGGAGAAGCACCATCCAGACTAACAGCCACATCCTGGGGGAGTCTGAGGGACTTGCCCCAGAGCCTGAGAAAGAGCAGGTCAGTCAAAGCAGTGGGCCCGGCCAGGCTCTGACCGGCCCCCGGGAGGCTGCCATAGATCTGGACCCAGCGCTCATCCCGCCACCAGAGGCCTTCCGGGACACCCAGCCCAAGCAGTGTGGGAAAGGCAGCCTACCCGAAGGGTCAGGGGAGAACAGCCACACACCCCAGCTCCACAGGTCACTCGGCCcccagaagagaaaggagacatcTTCAGAGGCCATGTCCCAAAAAGCCAATGAGAAAGACTCAATGGCACAACCAGGACAACCCCGGCCTCTTCCTGCCATGTTATCTCAAAATATGAGAGTTGAAGATGCTCCCATCCCATCAGGAGGGGATCCAAATGCCCAACTGGCTCCACTCACAGCCCCTAAGCCCCGGAAGCTTCCCCCTAATATTGTTCTGAAGAGCAGCCGAAGCAGTTTCCACAGTGACCCCCAGCATTGGCTGTCCCGCCACTCTGAGGCTGCCCCTGGAGAGTCCAGCCTGGTGGCCTCTTCACTGCAGGAGCAGAGGAAAGCCCGCAGAGAGGCGCTGGAGAAGCTCGGGCTACCCCAGGACCAAGATGAGCCCATCCCCCACTTAAGTAAGCCCACCAGATCCCTCAAAGCCAAGCAGCCTGGCgtgctgccccctgccccagccccagccccagctcccatcTCCGCAGCTGTGCCAGCCGCAGGACAGGCTCCAGCTTCTGCTCCAACTCGGGGACTTTCTCCCATGAAGGCTCTGGCTCCAGCTCCGGCTCCAGCTCAGGGATCTTCTCCAGGCAAGGTTTTGATTCCTGCCCAGGAACCCACTCCAGGGCAGGTTCCAGCTGCCAAATCCATGCCAATTCCTATCCCTAAGGCCCCCGGGGTAAATAGTCCCCTGACTCAGCCAAAGCCAGATTCAGGGCTGACTCTCCAGGagagcaacatccctggcctgaGACAGATGAACTTTAAGTCCAACACTCTGGAGCGCTCAGGCGTGGGGCTGAGCAGCTACCTCTCCGCTGAGGAAGGTCCCAGCCCCCAAACCAGCACCTCCCTGGGAAGAGGCTCCTTCCTGAACAAGATCTCGCCCAGTGTCTTGCGTAATTCCCGGCCCCGCCCTGCCTCCTTGGGCACGGGGAAGGACTTTGCAGCTATCCAGGTGGGAAAGTTGGCTGACCTGGAGCAGGAGCAGAGCTCCAAGCGCCTGTCCTACCAAGGGCAGAGCCGTGACAAGCTGCCTCGACCCCCCTGTGTCAGTGTTAAGATCTCCCCCAAAGGCGTCCCTGATGAACATCGGAGGGAGGCTCTGAAGAAGCTGGGACTGCTGAAGGAGTAG